One Thiocapsa sp. genomic window, TGTGGAGCTCCTGGAGGCCGCTCAAGTCGACAAGGCGGCCCTAGTGATCCTGACCATCGACCACGGACCGACCGCCTTGCGGGCTGTGTCGCATATCCGCACCGCCTACCCGAAGGTACCCGTGATCGCCCGCGCGCGGGACTTGGAAGCCTGCGGCAATCTCATCCGCGCCGGCGCGACGCTGGCTTACCCCGAGGCGATCGAAAGCAGCCTGCGCCTCGGGGCGGAGGCCATGCAGATGCTCGGCATCTCCACGAGCGAGGTCGACTCCTTGCTCCAAGGGGTGCGCAGCGAGGGTTACGCGCAGGTGGTCGAGTGAGTGGCGATTCAGAAAAAAGTGAACGACTCGTTGAACGCGTCGGATGGGTAGAGCGTCAGCGAAACCCATCCTCCAAACCGCCGCGTTGCCGGGTTTCGGTCTGATGCGCTTGACGCGGGCTGGATGGGTTTCGCTTCGCTCTACCCATCCTACAGGCTCGCTACCATCCCCAGTTGCTCGAGCCGCCTAAACTCAGTAGGCTTCCAGGCCGCCCAGAAGAAGAAAACGAGGACTCGATTCCGATGGACATCGCTGCCGAGCGCGCGCGTTTCAATATGATTCAACAGCAGGTTCGCCCGTGGAACGTCCTGGACGACCGGGTCCTCGAGGCGATGGCCCAGATTCGGCGCGAGGCCTTCGTGCCCGACGCCTACCAGGGCCTCGCCTATGCCGATATCGAGATCCCGATCGGCGAGGACTCCTGCATGTTGGCGCCCAAGGTTGTCGGGCGCATGCTGCAGGCCCTGGACGTGAAGCCAGGCGAGCGGGTGCTGGAGATCGGTGCGGGGACCGGTTATGTGAGTGCCTGTCTCGAGCGTTTGGGCGGGCGGGTGATCGGGGTCGAGATCGATGCCGGCCTGGCGGACGAGGCGCGTGCGCGGTTGGCCGGGTTGGGGATCGAGTCGATCGAGATCCGCACGGGCGATGCACTGAGCGAGCCCGTCGAGGGTGGGCCGTTCGACGTGATTGCCGTCACTGGATCGATGCCTACCGAGGCTGCTTTGCCGCTGCTTAAGGGGCAATTGGCCAAGGGCGGGCGTCTGTTCTGCATCCTCGGGGTGGAGCCTGCGATGGAGGCGGTCCTGATCACCCGTATCGGCGAGCGCGATTTTCCCCGAGCAGGGCTGTTCGAGACCTCGACGCTTGCCTTGCAAAATGCCGTCGTGGCGGATGCCTTCGAGTTCTGAACCGCGTCAGGGGTTTCATGCGGAGCTTGAGTGCGGACTCGGTGTCGTTTGAATCAACGGGCGTTGCAGTGGACGCGGTTCAGGAGATTGTTGGTGACGATTCGGAAACACGGTGAACACCGTGATGAACCGGTAGGATGGGTAGAGCGACAGCGAAACCCATCCTCCAAACTGCCGCGTTGCCGGGTTTCGGTCTGATGTGCTTGGCGCGGGCTGGATGGGTTTCGCTTCGCTCTACCCATCCTACGTGTTTCGGTTGGTTTTGAATCGTTCCCTAAAGAGGCGATCGAATCCGTGTTGGCGCGTGTTCCGGTGGCTGGGTGCCGGTGCCGCCTTCCGAGGTTTGGCGGGTCGAGCCTCGGAAACGCATGCCCGTCGGGCGTGGTTGAATGCGGGGGTTGGTGATGCGTCGAATGGGGCCGAAAGAGGTTGCGCAGTGGTTGGCGGCGGATAACGGCGAGCCGCCGCTCTTGCTCGATGTCCGCGAGCCGTGGGAGTTTCAGATCTGTCGGATCGAGGGATCCTTATCGCTCCCGATGGGGCAGATCCCGGGGGCCTTGGCGCGGTTGGATCCGAATCGCGAGATCGTCGTGATCTGCCACCACGGCATTCGCAGTTATCAGGTCGCGCGGTTCCTCGAGCAGCAGGGCTTTACGGGCATGGTCAATCTCGACGGCGGCGTTGCGGCCTGGGCGCGTGATCTGGATCCCGCGATGCCGGTCTATTGATCCGAGGCGTGTCTCTGCCCTCGTGCAGCGCGGATAGGATGCCGCTTTTTCCTTGATTCCCGTCGGGAAACTGACGCACACTCCCCGGCGCCACGGGCGTTTTCGGCCACGGGCGATCCAATAACAATATCGCGAGGACACGCCATGAGTATCCATCAAGCGCAGATGCCGCTCTGTCAGAGGGCCTTTTCCCAGCTCCTCATCATCGATGCCCAAGAGCGTCTGGCGCATGCAATGCCTGCCGACGAGCTGGACTTGGTCGTCGGGAATATCAATCGGCTGGTATCGGCCGCCAAGATCCTCGGGATCCCGATCATCGCGACCCAGCACAACTCAAAAGGGCTCGGTCCGGTCATGGCGACGATCCGCGACAACATGCCCGAGGGCGCGGACCCGACCGAGAAGACCGCGTTCTCCTGCTGCACCGCGCCCGGGTTCGAGCGCAACATCTCGGCGCATCCGGACCGGCGCCAGTTGATCGTCGTGGGCATGGAGGCGCACATCTGTATCGTTCAGACCGTCTCCGGGCTTCAGCGCTGGGGGTATCAGGTGTTTGTTCCGGCCGATGCCATCATCTCGCGCAAGTCCGTGTTCAAACAGAACGTGCTGGATCGCATGCGCCATGCCGGGACCCAAGTCGTCTGCACCGAGTCGGTCGGTTTCGAATGGATCGGCGACTCGACCGACGCCCAGTTCCGCGAGGTCTGGTCGGTGTTCAAGGCTGAGGATTGATGCGCCGGGGCGGCCGATCACGGGCCATTCCATCGGCCCGAAGGTCGCTCGCCCTCGGTTGATCCACATTAAACCGCGTCTCACCGGGATCGAGGACATCTCCGAAGCCAAACGCAACATGAAAACGACGCATGTCGCTCTGGACGCGGTTTAGCCTCGCGTCTTCGGCAAGCGGGTCTCGATCAGGGTCATGAGCCGATCGAGCGCGCCCCGATTGGCCTCGACGACGCGACGGCCGTTCTCGCCGATCCGCGCACGCTCGGTGGCATCGCTCAGCCAGGAGATCATGAGTCGCGCCAGCGCTTCGGTGTCGGCGATCTCCACCGCGCCTTCTTCGGCGCACAGCAGCTGCGTGATGGCCGCAAAGTTGAAGTGGTGCGGGCCGATCGCGACGGGTACGCCCGCCGCTGCCGCCTCCAAGAGGTTGTGACCGCCGGTCGGCACCAGGCTGCCGCCCATAAAGGCCGTGTCGGCGGCGGCGAGAAAGACCGGAAGCTCCCCCATGGTGTCGCCGAGAAAGACCGCCGTGCTCGGTGTGCATGGCTCTAGGCGGCTGCGACGGGCGAGCGTCAAACCCTGCCGTGCCACCAGCTCGGCGACGCGATCGAAGCGTTCCGGATGGCGCGGAACCAGCACCAGCAGGGCCTCGGGCAACACTGCACGAATGCGTTGGTGAGCCGCGAGGATCGCTCCGTCCTCCCCCTCATGGGTGCTGGCCGCGACCCACACCGGACGCTGCCCTCCCCACGCGCGTCGCATTGCCTCGGCTTGATCGAGTAGGCTCGCCGGTTGGCGCAGGTCGAACTTGATGCTGCCCGTGACCTGGACCCGCTCGGGATCGGCCCCCAGTGCGATGAAGCGCCGGGCATCCGGCTCCGCTTGGGCGGCGATCAGATCGAAGCCCTGCAGCGTCTCCCGGGTGAGGCGCGCGAGCCGTCGATAGCCCCGAGCGGAGCGTTCCGAGAGCCGGGCGTTCGCCAGGATCACCGGGATGCCGCGTTCAGCGCAGGCCGCCAGTGTGTTGGGCCAGATCTCGGTCTCCATGACGATCAGCAGCGCCGGGGTGGTTCGGCTCAGAAAGCGGTCGAGGATTCCCGGCAGATCGTAGGGGGTGTAGCGGTGCGCCACGCTGTCGCCGAGGCGCTCGTGCAGGCGCTCGGCGCCCGTGGGTGTCGTGGTCGTCACCAGGACGGACAGCGGCGGGTCGTGTGCGATCAGGCGCCGAATCAGGGGCTCCGCGGCCTGGACCTCGCCGACCGAGACGGCATGGATCCAGATCTGCGTTGCCGGCCCTGCGGGGCCGAGCGCGAGCCGCTCGCGCACCCGCCGCCGATAGGCAGGGGACTTGAGGCTGCGCCAATAGAGACGTAGGAGCGCGAGCGGCAGCAGCAGGCGCAGCAGGAACGTATAGAGGCGTCGGGTCATCGGCGAGGGTTCGTCTCGGTGTGCGGTACGGGTCGGAGCGTCTGCACGGGCTCAGGTCTGCGGCGCGGCAGCCCGGATCGTGCCTTGGAGTGTGCTCAGGATGCGCGTGGTGGAGCGCCCGGGCACCAGATCCAGGACGCGCACCTCACCGCCGTTGGCATGCACGCAGTCCGCCCCGGCGATCTCCTCCGGCCGGTAGTCCCCGCCCTTGACCAGCAGGTCCGGTTTGACCCGGCAGATGAGTGCCTCGGGCGTGTCCTCGGAGAAGGCGCAGACCCAGTCGACCGAGGCGAGACCGGCGAGCACGGCCATGCGTTGCTCGATGCCGTTGATCGGTCGTTCCGGGCCCTTCAGTCGGCTCACCGAGGCATCGTCGTTGACCGCGACGATCAAGCGATCGCCAAGCCGCTTGGCCTGCTGCAGATAGGCGACATGGCCCTCGTGCAGGATGTCGAAGCAGCCGTTGGTCATCACGATCCGCTCGCCGGCAGCGCGGGCGGCCTCGACCGCGTCGACCAATGCAGTCTGGTCCAGCACCGTATGCCATTCGCTGCCCCGATGGGCACGCTCCAACTCCCGCGCGGCGACCGTCGCGGTGCCCAGTTTGCCGACCGCGAGCCCCGCCGCGCAGTTGGCCAGCGCGCAGGCCTCGTCGAGTGCGACGCCCGCGCCCAGTGCGGCGGCCAAGGTCGCAATCACGGTGTCGCCGGCACCGGTCACGTCGAAGACCTCGCGGGCCCGTGTGGGCAGGTGCAGGGCTTCGCTGTCCGGGCGCAGCAGCAGCATGCCGCGCTCGCCCAGCGTGATCAGCATGGCGTCCAGGTCGAGCTCGGCACGCAGCCGCTGGCCCCGCTCGATCAGCGCGACATCGTCGGCGCAGACACCGACGATCGCTTCCAGCTCGGCCCGGTTCGGGGTCAGGAGTGTGGCGCCGCGGTAGCGTGTGAAATCCAGTCCTTTGGGGTCCACGAGCACGGGTTTGCCGCCCTCCAGCGCCAGTGCGATGAGACGCTGCGGGTCGGCCAGCGTCCCTTTGGCGTAGTCCGAAAGCACCAGGAGGTCGCAGGCATCGAGCGCCTCGGAGACCAGCGTCGGCAGCGGGTCGTCGCCGAGCGGCGTCAAGGATGCCTCGAAGTCCAGCCGGATCAGCTGTTGATGCTGGCTCAAGACCCGCAGCTTGGTGATGGTCGGCACATCCGCGCGTCTGTGCACTCGGGTGCGGATGCCCTGTACATCGAGTCGTGCGGCCAGCACATCGGCCGCTTCGTCGTTGCCCGTCACGCCCGTCAGGGTGACATGGCAGCCCAGCGCGGCCAGGTTCAGCGCCACGTTCGCCGCACCGCCCGGGCGGTCTTCCACCCGCGCGACGTGCACCACCGGCACCGGGGCCTCGGGCGAGATCCGACGGGTCGCGCCGCTCCAATAGCGGTCGAGCATCAGGTCGCCCGCCACCAGGATACGGGCGCGGGAAAAATCCGGGAAAGGATGAGTCGAAGTCGGGGGCAAGATGGGCTCCAAGCGAGAGGACGCGACGAGTCTAAACCGCGCCCAGTGCGGTATGCGATGTTTTTGGATGGGATCGGCCCCGGCGGATTTCAGAGCCGCTGGAGCCGGCGCGGTTTAAAGCATAAAAAACTATAAAATTTTAAACCGCGTCCCCCGCTAAGGGTCGTGGATTCACCAAACTTCGAGCTCACTCGAAAGTGAGCATCTCGCTCTGGACGCGGTTTAGCCGGAAGGCACGGAGTTTTCGATGCGAGAAGCGAAGAGCGAGTAAGCGGCGAGGTCCGGGTCCGGGGGTCTTCCCCTCGAGACTCAAACCACTCACTCCTCACTCCTCACTCCTCCTTTTGGGTTTAGGTGATTTCCGGGAAAGCATCGACCAACATGTAGATACTCTGTTCTGACGCAAGTCCGATTTGCCTCCTATCCATCATTTTTTTCTATCCTCATCGTTGTTTCGGCGGGATGGTCGTTGAGCAGCTGCCAACCCCATCGGACCCACCTTCGATGATGGATGGGGCTTGGCTGCGGGTGGGGCGCGGGCGGACTCCGTGTGGACAACGCGTGAATGCCGCAAGCGGGCGTGTGGACAAGCCGGGGACAACCCGCTCCCGGCGGGTTGCCCCCACCTTGACCACACTCATTCACCCGTTGCCCACACTGCGCCGCACTGAAGCCGCTGCTGGCTGCGAGCGTCTGCGACGCGACTGCTGCTGGTTTTTGATCAATGAATGCCCTGCGCCGTGGTGGTTGAACGCGCTCGTCTTGTCGGCGGCTCTTGGACGGCCACGCGCGTGCTGTCGGGCCAACCGAGGAGGGTGCCGTGGCGGACATCGCCGAGGTGCTCATGCCGCGGCCTCGCGAAGCAAGCAGAAGCGGCTGCCGTCGAACGCTTGGCGGTGCTTGAGCATGGCATAGATGGCATGCAGCAATTTGCGCATGACCGCGCAGATGGCCTGAATCTTCTTCAGGCCGCGCGCTTCGATGAGATGCGTGTAGTAGCTGTTGACGTGCGGTTCATGGCGCGCGGCGCTCAGCGCGGGCATGAACAGCGCCTTGCGCAGGTGGGCGTTGCCGGCCTTACTCAGGCGCGGGGGTTTGTTCACGCTGGTGCCCGAGGTGCTCTGGCGCGGATCCAGTCCGGCCAGGGCGACCCATTGCTTGGCACGCATGTCCTCGGGCAGCACCAGCAGCTCACCCATGAGCTGGATGGCGCTGGCGGCGGCGATGCCGGGGATGCCGGTGAGCAGCCGGTAGACCTGCGCAAGCTCCTCGTCGGCGCTGATGCGCGCATCGGCCCAGTCACGCAGGGCATCAATCCGGGCGGTGTACTGGTGGATGCTC contains:
- the hldE gene encoding bifunctional D-glycero-beta-D-manno-heptose-7-phosphate kinase/D-glycero-beta-D-manno-heptose 1-phosphate adenylyltransferase HldE is translated as MPPTSTHPFPDFSRARILVAGDLMLDRYWSGATRRISPEAPVPVVHVARVEDRPGGAANVALNLAALGCHVTLTGVTGNDEAADVLAARLDVQGIRTRVHRRADVPTITKLRVLSQHQQLIRLDFEASLTPLGDDPLPTLVSEALDACDLLVLSDYAKGTLADPQRLIALALEGGKPVLVDPKGLDFTRYRGATLLTPNRAELEAIVGVCADDVALIERGQRLRAELDLDAMLITLGERGMLLLRPDSEALHLPTRAREVFDVTGAGDTVIATLAAALGAGVALDEACALANCAAGLAVGKLGTATVAARELERAHRGSEWHTVLDQTALVDAVEAARAAGERIVMTNGCFDILHEGHVAYLQQAKRLGDRLIVAVNDDASVSRLKGPERPINGIEQRMAVLAGLASVDWVCAFSEDTPEALICRVKPDLLVKGGDYRPEEIAGADCVHANGGEVRVLDLVPGRSTTRILSTLQGTIRAAAPQT
- a CDS encoding rhodanese-like domain-containing protein encodes the protein MRRMGPKEVAQWLAADNGEPPLLLDVREPWEFQICRIEGSLSLPMGQIPGALARLDPNREIVVICHHGIRSYQVARFLEQQGFTGMVNLDGGVAAWARDLDPAMPVY
- a CDS encoding protein-L-isoaspartate O-methyltransferase — protein: MDIAAERARFNMIQQQVRPWNVLDDRVLEAMAQIRREAFVPDAYQGLAYADIEIPIGEDSCMLAPKVVGRMLQALDVKPGERVLEIGAGTGYVSACLERLGGRVIGVEIDAGLADEARARLAGLGIESIEIRTGDALSEPVEGGPFDVIAVTGSMPTEAALPLLKGQLAKGGRLFCILGVEPAMEAVLITRIGERDFPRAGLFETSTLALQNAVVADAFEF
- the waaA gene encoding lipid IV(A) 3-deoxy-D-manno-octulosonic acid transferase, which gives rise to MTRRLYTFLLRLLLPLALLRLYWRSLKSPAYRRRVRERLALGPAGPATQIWIHAVSVGEVQAAEPLIRRLIAHDPPLSVLVTTTTPTGAERLHERLGDSVAHRYTPYDLPGILDRFLSRTTPALLIVMETEIWPNTLAACAERGIPVILANARLSERSARGYRRLARLTRETLQGFDLIAAQAEPDARRFIALGADPERVQVTGSIKFDLRQPASLLDQAEAMRRAWGGQRPVWVAASTHEGEDGAILAAHQRIRAVLPEALLVLVPRHPERFDRVAELVARQGLTLARRSRLEPCTPSTAVFLGDTMGELPVFLAAADTAFMGGSLVPTGGHNLLEAAAAGVPVAIGPHHFNFAAITQLLCAEEGAVEIADTEALARLMISWLSDATERARIGENGRRVVEANRGALDRLMTLIETRLPKTRG
- a CDS encoding IS110 family transposase; the protein is MQGARVERVCLEATGSYHLDLALAIDAAGLALMVLNPKAAKRFAEALQTRNKSDAVDAGVLAQFARRMPFEPWRRPATEALELRACSRRLEALVVDRTRAKNQLHALLQSTTTPAVVLEDVRLSIHQYTARIDALRDWADARISADEELAQVYRLLTGIPGIAAASAIQLMGELLVLPEDMRAKQWVALAGLDPRQSTSGTSVNKPPRLSKAGNAHLRKALFMPALSAARHEPHVNSYYTHLIEARGLKKIQAICAVMRKLLHAIYAMLKHRQAFDGSRFCLLREAAA
- a CDS encoding isochorismatase family protein, which produces MSIHQAQMPLCQRAFSQLLIIDAQERLAHAMPADELDLVVGNINRLVSAAKILGIPIIATQHNSKGLGPVMATIRDNMPEGADPTEKTAFSCCTAPGFERNISAHPDRRQLIVVGMEAHICIVQTVSGLQRWGYQVFVPADAIISRKSVFKQNVLDRMRHAGTQVVCTESVGFEWIGDSTDAQFREVWSVFKAED